In Flammeovirgaceae bacterium, the sequence GTTGAGCCAGATTTGCTGGCCGGGGTATTCAAATCCGGTGGGTGAGGCATTGTTCAGGTAATCAAACAGGAAGGTTTTACTTTTTTTGTCCATAAGAAGTTAATCGGTTATTCTGATCGGGTAAAGATACTTAAATAAGGAGGTAATTACGTGACTCACCCCCTCCTTCCCCCTCTCTGCTGGCAGAGAGGGGGATGTCAGCCGAAGGATGACAGGGGGTGAGTCCAGGATTATTAGTTACAACGGAATATTCCCATGTTTTTTCCGGGGTAGTTTTGCCGCTTTATTCTCCAGCATCTTAAACGCACGGATTAACTTTTCGCGGGTCTGGTCAGGGTAGATCACTTCGTCAATATAGCCCCGGTGCGCAGCCCGATAGGGGGTAGCAAATTTGCGGGTATATTCCTCCACCTTTTCGTTGAGTTTGGCCTGGGGGTCAGCCGCTTCGGCAATTTCCTTTCGGAAAATAATTTCGGCCGCACCTTTGGCGCCCATCACGGCAATTTCGGCTGTGGGCCATGCGTAATTCAAATCGGCCCCGATGTGTTTGCTGTTCATCACATCATAGGCTCCGCCATACGCTTTGCGGGTAATTACTGTAACACGGGGCACGGTAGCCTCTGAAAATGCATAAAGCAATTTTGCACCGTTGGTAATGATGCCGTTCCACTCCTGGTCGGTACCCGGCAAAAAGCCCGGCACATCTTCAAACACCAACAGCGGAATGTTAAAGCAATCGCAAAAGCGAACAAAGCGTGCCCCTTTTACGCTCGCGTCAATATCCAGCACACCGGCCAGTGCAGCCGGCTGATTGCCGACAATACCAATGCTTCGGCCGGCCAATCGCGCAAAACCCACCACTATATTTTCGGCAAAGTTTTTATGTACTTCAAAAAAACTGCCCTCATCCACCGTGCCCGTAATCACTTCACGCATATCGTACGGCTGATTGGGGTTAGAGGGCACTATGGCATTCAATGCTTCCCGTTTTTCATCAGCCGGTGTGTAGGGTACAACGGGCACATCATCCTCACAATTCTGCGGCAGGTAACTCAGCAGTGTTTTGATCTGACGGATACATTCTACTTCATTGGCACAGGCAAAATGGGTTACCCCGCTTTTGGTGCTGTGCGTTTGCGCCCCGCCCAATTCTTCAGAAGTTACATCTTCGTGTGTAACGGTTTTAACCACATTCGGGCCGGTAACAAACATGAACGAAGTGTGCTCCACCATGAAAATAAAATCGGTAATAGCGGGTGAATACACCGCACCGCCTGCACACGGCCCCATGATGGCCGATATTTGCGGAATAACTCCTGATGCCAATGTGTTGCGATAGAAAATATCGGCATAGCCACCCAGCGACACCACGCCCTCCTGGATGCGCGCCCCGCCCGAATCGTTCAGACCGATGATCGGGGCGCCATTCTTCATGGCCAGTTCCATGATCTTCACAATCTTTTCGGCATGCGTTTCAGAAAGGGAGCCGCCAAACACGGTAAAATCCTGTGAGAACACATACACCAGTCTGC encodes:
- a CDS encoding acyl-CoA carboxylase subunit beta translates to MAKRKAPDTILQQKFDELDRKNNEALLGGGEKRIEQQHAKGKLTARERIHLLLDEGSFEELGKFVMHRAKDFGLDKEHYLGDGVVTGYGTVNGRLVYVFSQDFTVFGGSLSETHAEKIVKIMELAMKNGAPIIGLNDSGGARIQEGVVSLGGYADIFYRNTLASGVIPQISAIMGPCAGGAVYSPAITDFIFMVEHTSFMFVTGPNVVKTVTHEDVTSEELGGAQTHSTKSGVTHFACANEVECIRQIKTLLSYLPQNCEDDVPVVPYTPADEKREALNAIVPSNPNQPYDMREVITGTVDEGSFFEVHKNFAENIVVGFARLAGRSIGIVGNQPAALAGVLDIDASVKGARFVRFCDCFNIPLLVFEDVPGFLPGTDQEWNGIITNGAKLLYAFSEATVPRVTVITRKAYGGAYDVMNSKHIGADLNYAWPTAEIAVMGAKGAAEIIFRKEIAEAADPQAKLNEKVEEYTRKFATPYRAAHRGYIDEVIYPDQTREKLIRAFKMLENKAAKLPRKKHGNIPL